In Arthrobacter sp. MN05-02, one genomic interval encodes:
- the menE gene encoding O-succinylbenzoic acid--CoA ligase: MELLPVHTPEGFDPLGLLKPLAAALSGEGPAVAPHVLPDQVFDGTLPNDEIAAVISTSGSTGTPKQTMLSVDALAASAMGTAFALKAEGQWLLTLPVHYVAGFQVLVRSLYAGTQPWVMDTSAGFTPEAFKDAAAELTDRVRFTSLVPTQLHRLLADPSPETLRLLRRFDAILLGGAPAGASLRSLARSHDLKVVETYGMSETCGGCVYDGTPLDGVELRSVDGRLRIGGAVLADGYLDAPALTEEKFVFNSGRRWFVTDDAGDVALDGTVTVHGRLDDVIITGGLKVSATKVSDVIQALPGVEQAIVLGIRNDEWGAAVAAAIVGDVDAEVIRQAVHVELGAHAVPKSIVTLDAFPLLPGGKPDRRTVRSLLERA; this comes from the coding sequence GTGGAACTCCTTCCCGTGCACACCCCCGAAGGCTTCGACCCGCTGGGACTGCTGAAACCCCTCGCCGCAGCCCTCTCGGGCGAGGGACCCGCCGTCGCGCCCCACGTACTGCCGGACCAGGTCTTCGACGGCACCCTGCCGAACGACGAGATCGCTGCCGTCATCAGCACGTCGGGATCGACGGGGACACCGAAGCAGACGATGCTCAGCGTCGACGCGCTCGCTGCCTCCGCGATGGGCACCGCGTTCGCGTTGAAGGCCGAGGGTCAGTGGCTGCTCACCCTGCCCGTGCACTACGTGGCCGGTTTCCAGGTCCTCGTCCGCTCGCTGTACGCGGGCACCCAGCCCTGGGTCATGGACACCTCCGCCGGCTTCACCCCCGAGGCCTTCAAGGACGCGGCTGCCGAGCTGACGGACCGCGTCCGGTTCACCTCGCTGGTCCCCACGCAGCTCCACCGCCTGCTGGCCGACCCGTCACCGGAGACCCTGAGGCTCCTGCGGCGCTTCGACGCCATCCTGCTCGGCGGGGCGCCCGCCGGGGCCTCCCTGCGTTCCCTCGCGCGCAGCCACGACCTGAAGGTCGTCGAGACCTACGGCATGAGCGAGACCTGCGGCGGCTGTGTCTACGACGGGACCCCGCTCGACGGCGTCGAACTCCGCTCCGTGGACGGACGTCTCCGCATCGGCGGGGCGGTCCTGGCCGACGGCTACCTCGATGCGCCCGCCCTCACCGAGGAGAAGTTCGTGTTCAACTCGGGGCGGCGCTGGTTCGTCACCGACGACGCCGGGGACGTGGCACTCGACGGTACCGTCACCGTGCACGGACGGCTCGACGACGTCATCATCACGGGTGGGCTGAAGGTCTCCGCCACGAAGGTGTCGGACGTCATCCAGGCCCTCCCCGGCGTCGAGCAGGCCATCGTGCTCGGCATCCGCAACGACGAATGGGGCGCTGCCGTCGCGGCGGCGATCGTGGGCGACGTCGACGCCGAGGTGATCCGCCAGGCGGTCCACGTCGAACTCGGGGCGCACGCCGTCCCCAAGTCCATCGTCACGCTCGACGCCTTCCCCCTGCTTCCCGGCGGCAAGCCGGACCGCCGAACCGTCCGCTCGCTCCTCGAACGCGCCTGA
- a CDS encoding c-type cytochrome biogenesis protein CcsB, producing the protein MTPPVNAELGQVSELFMLLASIAYVVALVFFVLDLVKSSSTIGSLETRLAGEQAAPARSLAGVGGRGGSSTAASAGTPVTADDSMDYGAGPRRGSARIAVSLTVLAAVVHGAAVLTRGIAAHRVPWGNMYEFCTTGAFLVAAIFLVTLTRKDLRFVGSFVVGLVVIMLCAATVGFPTPVARLIPALQSYWLIVHVSIAVASSALFTITFAMSVLQLLQTSREAKLLAGKADTARFLRLVPSALSLENLSYRLNAVAFVGWTFTLMAGAIWAEQAWGRYWGWDTKEVWTFVIWTVYAGYLHARATRGWTGTRAAWLSIVGYLCIVFNFTIVNIYFSGLHSYSGV; encoded by the coding sequence ATGACACCACCAGTCAATGCCGAGCTCGGGCAGGTCAGTGAGCTCTTCATGCTGCTGGCCTCCATCGCCTACGTGGTGGCCCTGGTCTTCTTCGTGCTCGACCTCGTGAAGTCGAGCTCCACGATCGGCAGCCTCGAGACGCGCCTCGCGGGCGAGCAGGCAGCACCGGCCCGGTCCCTCGCCGGCGTGGGCGGACGAGGCGGTAGCTCGACGGCGGCCTCGGCAGGGACGCCGGTGACCGCGGACGACTCGATGGACTACGGGGCGGGGCCCCGACGCGGCTCCGCGCGCATCGCCGTCTCGCTGACGGTGCTGGCAGCCGTCGTCCACGGTGCCGCCGTCCTCACCCGGGGGATCGCCGCGCACCGTGTCCCCTGGGGCAACATGTACGAGTTCTGCACCACGGGTGCGTTCCTCGTCGCCGCCATCTTCCTCGTCACGCTCACCCGGAAGGACCTGCGCTTCGTCGGTTCCTTCGTAGTGGGACTCGTGGTCATCATGCTCTGCGCCGCCACCGTGGGCTTCCCCACGCCGGTCGCCCGCCTGATCCCCGCCCTGCAGAGCTACTGGCTGATCGTGCACGTCTCCATCGCCGTGGCCTCCTCGGCGCTGTTCACCATCACTTTCGCCATGTCCGTGCTCCAGCTCCTGCAGACCTCCCGCGAGGCCAAACTCCTCGCCGGCAAGGCGGACACCGCGAGGTTCCTCCGCCTCGTGCCCTCCGCGCTGAGCCTCGAGAACCTGTCCTACCGGCTCAACGCCGTCGCGTTCGTCGGCTGGACCTTCACCCTCATGGCGGGCGCCATCTGGGCCGAGCAGGCGTGGGGCCGCTACTGGGGCTGGGACACCAAGGAGGTCTGGACGTTCGTGATCTGGACCGTCTACGCCGGCTACCTGCACGCCCGGGCCACGCGAGGCTGGACGGGCACGCGTGCCGCCTGGCTGTCGATCGTCGGCTACCTCTGCATCGTCTTCAACTTCACGATCGTGAACATCTACTTCTCGGGGCTCCACAGCTACTCGGGAGTGTAG
- a CDS encoding lipase 1: MTSATRARRTRSTRFLTLALAASAALVGGAAGPAAAAPKPPLSYVALGDSYASGFGAGSYVNACGQSPLGLPGILDGKKQVDLVADATCAGAKVATEPAGAVDLPEQVAGAIAARALSADTDLVTISAGGNDAGFAEVAGVCATQSPAVCAQFIAAKNAAALPVLESNLDALYDSIDSAAPNATVVVTGYPHLFSPEFGTPVIPIASQTAFNAGTDALNAVIRTQAETHGFTFVDLVPKFEGHGLGSTDPWITFRAGASDNLHPTAEGYKSGYYPAVRSAVNLSRLQR, from the coding sequence ATGACTTCCGCGACGCGTGCCCGCAGGACCCGTTCCACCAGATTCCTCACCCTCGCCCTCGCGGCTTCCGCGGCGCTGGTCGGCGGGGCCGCCGGCCCCGCCGCAGCCGCACCGAAACCACCCCTGTCCTACGTGGCCCTCGGTGACTCCTACGCGTCGGGATTCGGCGCCGGTTCGTACGTCAACGCCTGTGGCCAGTCACCCCTCGGGCTGCCCGGGATCCTCGACGGGAAGAAGCAGGTCGACCTGGTCGCCGACGCCACCTGCGCCGGCGCGAAGGTCGCCACGGAACCGGCCGGCGCCGTCGACCTCCCCGAGCAGGTGGCGGGTGCGATCGCCGCCCGGGCACTGTCCGCGGACACCGACCTCGTGACCATCTCGGCAGGAGGCAACGACGCAGGCTTCGCGGAGGTGGCAGGGGTGTGCGCGACGCAGTCCCCCGCGGTCTGCGCCCAGTTCATCGCGGCCAAGAACGCGGCCGCGCTCCCCGTGCTCGAGAGCAATCTCGACGCCCTCTACGACTCGATCGACTCGGCGGCCCCGAATGCCACGGTGGTCGTTACCGGCTACCCCCACCTGTTCTCCCCCGAGTTCGGGACTCCGGTCATCCCGATCGCCTCGCAGACCGCGTTCAACGCGGGCACCGACGCCCTCAATGCCGTGATCCGCACCCAGGCCGAGACGCACGGCTTCACGTTCGTCGACCTGGTGCCGAAGTTCGAGGGCCACGGGCTCGGCTCCACGGACCCCTGGATCACGTTCCGGGCAGGAGCCTCCGACAACCTCCACCCCACCGCGGAGGGCTACAAGTCCGGGTACTATCCCGCCGTGCGCAGTGCCGTGAACCTCTCCCGACTGCAGCGCTAG
- the menB gene encoding 1,4-dihydroxy-2-naphthoyl-CoA synthase — MTSELPAKVSDIFDPTRWRVVAGFEDFADMTYHRQVERDADGAVVRDLPTVRIAFDRPEVRNAFRPGTVDELYRALDHARMTPDVATVLLTGNGPSPRDGGHSFCSGGDQRIRGRDGYRYAQGETGETIDPARAGRLHILEVQRLIRTMPKVVVAVVNGWAAGGGHSLHVVADLTIASAQHGRFKQTDATVGSFDAGYGSALLARQIGQKRAREIFFLAREYSAQDMVEMGAVNEAVDHAELEATALAYAADIARQSPQAIRMLKFAFNLADDGLAGQQVFAGEATRLAYMTDEAVEGRDAFLEKRAPDWSSFPYYF, encoded by the coding sequence GTGACTTCAGAGCTGCCCGCCAAGGTATCCGACATCTTCGACCCGACCCGCTGGCGGGTCGTGGCGGGTTTCGAGGACTTCGCGGACATGACGTACCACCGCCAGGTGGAGCGCGACGCCGACGGCGCGGTGGTGCGCGACCTCCCGACCGTGCGCATCGCCTTCGACCGTCCCGAGGTCCGCAACGCGTTCCGCCCGGGCACCGTCGACGAGCTGTACCGCGCCCTCGACCACGCCCGCATGACGCCCGACGTCGCGACCGTGCTGCTCACCGGCAACGGTCCCAGCCCCCGCGACGGCGGCCACTCCTTCTGCTCGGGAGGCGACCAGCGCATCCGGGGCCGGGACGGATACCGGTACGCGCAAGGCGAGACCGGGGAGACGATCGACCCCGCCCGTGCAGGGCGTCTCCACATCCTCGAGGTGCAACGGCTCATCCGGACCATGCCCAAGGTCGTCGTCGCCGTCGTCAACGGCTGGGCGGCGGGTGGTGGCCACAGCCTGCACGTCGTGGCGGACCTGACCATCGCCTCGGCGCAGCACGGCCGGTTCAAGCAGACCGATGCGACCGTGGGCAGCTTCGACGCGGGATACGGGTCGGCCCTCCTGGCCCGGCAGATCGGCCAGAAGAGGGCACGTGAGATCTTCTTCCTGGCGCGCGAGTATTCCGCGCAGGACATGGTGGAGATGGGCGCGGTCAACGAGGCCGTGGACCACGCGGAACTCGAGGCGACGGCACTGGCCTACGCGGCGGACATCGCCCGGCAGAGCCCGCAGGCGATCCGCATGCTGAAGTTCGCCTTCAATCTCGCCGACGACGGCCTCGCCGGCCAGCAGGTCTTCGCCGGCGAGGCGACGCGTCTGGCCTACATGACCGACGAGGCGGTGGAGGGCAGGGATGCCTTCCTCGAGAAGCGTGCGCCGGACTGGTCCTCGTTCCCCTACTACTTCTAG
- the menA gene encoding 1,4-dihydroxy-2-naphthoate octaprenyltransferase: MATAAQWLEGARPRTFPMAFAPVIIGSAAAFGLGSFKPLNAVLAAIVSVLLQVGVNYANDYSDGIRGTDDERVGPLRLTGSGAAQPRQVKHAAFACFGLAMLAGLVLVILAQAWILLLVGVGCIAAAWGYTGGKNPYGYLGLGDLFVFVFFGLVATLGTTFTQAGQLSTAAWIGAVSTGLIAMALLMANNVRDIPTDSVVGKRTLAVRLGDPAARISYVMMLAAAVLLPLFLSYDFPWVLLVLLLVPACLQPSWLMLTGRKRRSLIPVLKQTGLINLAFSLLFTAGIVVTTVLA, from the coding sequence GTGGCGACTGCCGCTCAGTGGCTTGAAGGAGCCCGTCCCCGCACCTTCCCCATGGCTTTCGCACCGGTGATCATCGGCAGCGCGGCCGCGTTCGGCCTCGGATCCTTCAAGCCGCTCAACGCCGTGCTCGCCGCGATCGTGTCCGTGCTGCTGCAGGTGGGCGTGAACTACGCGAACGACTACTCCGACGGCATCCGCGGCACCGACGACGAGCGGGTGGGTCCGCTCCGCCTGACCGGGTCGGGAGCGGCCCAGCCCCGGCAGGTGAAGCACGCCGCCTTCGCGTGTTTCGGCCTGGCCATGCTGGCCGGGCTGGTGCTGGTGATCCTGGCCCAGGCCTGGATCCTCCTCCTGGTCGGGGTGGGCTGCATCGCGGCGGCCTGGGGTTACACGGGAGGGAAGAACCCCTACGGGTACCTCGGCCTGGGTGATCTGTTCGTCTTCGTCTTCTTCGGGCTGGTCGCGACCCTCGGCACCACCTTCACGCAGGCGGGCCAGCTCAGCACGGCCGCCTGGATCGGCGCAGTGAGTACCGGCCTGATCGCCATGGCGCTCCTGATGGCCAACAATGTGCGCGACATCCCGACGGACAGCGTGGTGGGCAAGAGGACCCTCGCGGTGCGGCTCGGTGATCCGGCCGCCCGCATCAGCTATGTCATGATGCTCGCGGCAGCGGTCCTGCTGCCCCTGTTCCTCAGCTACGACTTCCCGTGGGTGCTGCTGGTGCTGCTGCTCGTCCCGGCCTGCCTCCAGCCGAGCTGGCTGATGCTCACGGGCAGGAAGCGCAGGAGCCTGATCCCGGTGCTGAAGCAGACGGGCCTGATCAACCTGGCGTTCAGCCTCCTCTTCACGGCGGGCATCGTCGTCACGACGGTCCTCGCCTAG